In a single window of the Ignavibacteria bacterium genome:
- a CDS encoding SDR family oxidoreductase has product MNRVVWITGASTGIGFELAKVFAKSGYIIVATARRKSRLVSLVNEIRFAGHEAYAFVCDVRSERSIISTKKKILEKCGTIDILINNASITAFKSFIDTKPPEFDDIIETNLRGGYLMARTVLPIMMKKKRGHIINILSVAAHTVFTNSSAYAASKAGMLAMFNGLRAEVRKFNIKISNIMPGATDTPMWSPAVRQKSANRMMTPREVADITYAVASQPKKVVIEDVIIKPIKGDL; this is encoded by the coding sequence ATGAACCGGGTAGTATGGATCACCGGCGCTTCAACCGGTATAGGTTTTGAGCTTGCCAAGGTATTTGCAAAATCAGGTTATATTATTGTTGCAACTGCAAGAAGGAAATCAAGGCTTGTCAGCCTTGTGAACGAGATACGTTTTGCGGGACACGAAGCTTACGCTTTTGTATGCGATGTCCGCTCAGAGCGCAGCATTATAAGCACAAAGAAAAAGATACTTGAAAAGTGCGGCACTATTGATATTCTTATCAATAATGCATCAATTACTGCATTTAAATCCTTTATAGATACAAAACCACCGGAATTTGACGATATCATTGAAACCAACCTTCGCGGCGGATATTTGATGGCACGTACAGTGCTGCCGATAATGATGAAGAAAAAACGCGGGCATATTATCAATATTCTCAGTGTTGCTGCGCATACCGTATTTACCAACAGCTCTGCTTATGCGGCTTCAAAAGCCGGAATGCTTGCAATGTTCAACGGCTTAAGAGCTGAGGTCAGGAAATTCAATATAAAGATATCCAACATTATGCCTGGAGCTACTGATACACCTATGTGGAGTCCCGCTGTCAGACAGAAATCCGCCAACAGGATGATGACTCCGCGTGAAGTTGCTGATATAACTTACGCTGTTGCAAGCCAGCCAAAAAAGGTTGTGATAGAGGATGTTATTATCAAACCGATCAAAGGGGATCTGTAA
- a CDS encoding SDR family oxidoreductase, whose product MKLQNKIAVITGAGKGIGKATAELFLKEGAKVVLTSRNKSDLELLIAENKSYKDNISVIAGDISKEETINKVIEETIGNHGRIDILVNNAGFGIFDNLVDSKLEDFDSVFNTNVRSLYLITKGFLPHMIKEQSGTIINIASVAGKQGFATGSIYCASKHAVMGLSRALMLEVRQYNIRVCAVCPGSVATEFFRADSQTSLSSRKESVLQAEDIAETILLAASLPENATLHEIEVRPTNPRK is encoded by the coding sequence ATGAAACTACAGAACAAAATAGCAGTAATTACCGGCGCAGGTAAAGGAATTGGCAAAGCAACAGCGGAGCTGTTTTTAAAAGAAGGCGCAAAGGTTGTGCTAACTTCCAGGAATAAGTCTGACCTCGAGCTGTTAATCGCTGAAAATAAAAGTTACAAAGATAATATTTCCGTTATTGCGGGTGATATTTCCAAAGAGGAAACAATAAATAAAGTAATTGAGGAAACTATTGGCAATCATGGCAGAATAGACATACTTGTTAATAATGCAGGATTCGGTATCTTTGATAATCTGGTTGATTCCAAACTTGAAGATTTTGACTCTGTATTCAATACAAATGTACGTTCATTATATCTTATCACCAAAGGCTTTTTGCCTCACATGATAAAAGAACAATCCGGCACAATTATAAATATTGCATCAGTCGCAGGCAAGCAGGGATTTGCAACAGGCTCAATTTACTGCGCATCCAAACATGCAGTAATGGGCTTAAGCCGCGCATTGATGCTTGAAGTAAGGCAGTATAATATCCGCGTATGCGCAGTTTGCCCGGGAAGCGTTGCCACGGAATTTTTCAGGGCTGACTCACAAACTTCGCTTTCTTCAAGGAAAGAATCAGTACTCCAGGCTGAAGATATAGCCGAAACCATTCTTTTGGCAGCATCGCTGCCTGAAAATGCGACTCTGCACGAGATCGAGGTAAGACCTACAAATCCAAGGAAGTAA
- the groL gene encoding chaperonin GroEL (60 kDa chaperone family; promotes refolding of misfolded polypeptides especially under stressful conditions; forms two stacked rings of heptamers to form a barrel-shaped 14mer; ends can be capped by GroES; misfolded proteins enter the barrel where they are refolded when GroES binds) → MSAKLIHFDTEARSALKKGVDKLANAVKVTLGPKGRNVVIDKKFGTPTVTKDGVSVAKEVELEDPIENMGAQMVKEVASKTSDVAGDGTTTATVLAQAIYAEGVKNVTAGANPMDLKRGIDIAVAKIVDGLQKLSKNIDKTSKTEIAQVGSISANNDKLIGELIADAMMKVGTDGVITVEEAKGTDTTVDIVEGMQFDRGYLSPYFVTDADTMESVLDDPYILIYDKKISTMKDLLPILEKVAQAGRTMLIIAEDLEGEALATLVVNKLRGTLKIAAVKAPGFGDRRKAMLEDIAVLTAGTVISEEKGYKLENATVAYLGTAKKIVIDKDNTIIVEGAGKKEDIKKRVNEIKAQIEKTTSDYDKEKLQERLAKLSGGVAVLKIGAATEVEMKEKKARVEDALHATRAAVEEGIVPGGGVALIRVSSGLDKLKGDNEDQKIGVDIIRKAIEAPLRQIVENAGVEASVVINEIKKNKDDYGFNALTEEYQNLIKAGVIDPTKVTRVALENAASVASMLLTTEAVICEKPEKEKAAPMMPPGGGYGDMGGMY, encoded by the coding sequence ATGTCAGCAAAATTAATTCATTTCGATACCGAGGCGAGAAGCGCCTTAAAAAAAGGTGTCGATAAATTGGCAAATGCCGTAAAGGTCACACTTGGACCCAAAGGCAGAAACGTAGTAATAGATAAAAAATTCGGTACACCTACAGTTACAAAAGATGGTGTATCAGTTGCAAAAGAAGTTGAGCTTGAAGATCCCATTGAAAACATGGGCGCACAGATGGTAAAAGAAGTTGCTTCCAAAACCAGCGATGTTGCAGGTGACGGAACCACAACTGCTACCGTTCTTGCTCAGGCTATTTACGCTGAAGGCGTAAAGAATGTAACTGCCGGCGCAAATCCGATGGACCTGAAGCGCGGTATTGATATTGCTGTTGCGAAAATAGTTGATGGCCTGCAGAAATTAAGCAAAAACATCGATAAGACCAGCAAAACTGAAATAGCTCAGGTTGGTTCAATTTCAGCTAATAACGATAAGCTCATAGGTGAACTCATCGCTGACGCTATGATGAAGGTCGGTACAGACGGCGTTATCACTGTTGAAGAAGCTAAAGGTACCGATACCACAGTTGATATCGTTGAAGGTATGCAGTTCGATAGAGGCTACCTTTCACCATACTTCGTTACTGATGCAGATACAATGGAATCAGTTTTAGACGATCCCTATATTTTAATTTATGACAAGAAAATTTCCACAATGAAGGATTTACTGCCAATACTTGAAAAAGTTGCACAGGCAGGAAGAACAATGCTTATCATTGCTGAAGATCTTGAAGGTGAAGCTTTAGCTACACTTGTTGTTAACAAATTACGCGGTACTTTAAAAATTGCCGCTGTTAAAGCTCCCGGATTCGGCGACAGAAGAAAAGCTATGCTTGAAGATATTGCTGTATTAACTGCCGGTACCGTTATCAGCGAAGAAAAAGGCTACAAGCTTGAAAATGCAACCGTTGCATATCTTGGAACAGCTAAGAAGATCGTTATTGATAAAGATAACACTATCATAGTTGAAGGCGCTGGAAAGAAAGAAGATATAAAGAAACGTGTAAATGAAATTAAAGCACAGATCGAAAAAACAACAAGCGATTACGATAAAGAAAAATTACAGGAAAGGCTTGCTAAGCTCTCAGGCGGCGTTGCAGTATTAAAAATAGGCGCAGCTACAGAAGTTGAAATGAAGGAAAAGAAAGCTAGAGTTGAAGACGCTCTGCATGCTACACGCGCAGCTGTTGAAGAAGGAATCGTTCCCGGCGGTGGTGTTGCTCTTATCAGGGTTTCAAGCGGACTCGATAAGCTGAAAGGCGATAATGAAGACCAGAAGATCGGTGTTGATATCATAAGGAAGGCTATTGAAGCTCCTTTAAGACAGATAGTTGAAAACGCAGGCGTTGAAGCTTCTGTTGTTATCAATGAGATAAAGAAGAACAAAGATGACTACGGATTCAATGCACTCACCGAAGAATACCAGAACCTGATTAAAGCAGGAGTTATCGATCCTACCAAGGTTACAAGGGTAGCTTTAGAGAACGCTGCATCAGTAGCTTCTATGTTACTCACCACCGAGGCCGTTATCTGCGAAAAACCTGAAAAGGAAAAAGCAGCTCCTATGATGCCTCCGGGCGGCGGTTATGGTGATATGGGCGGCATGTATTAA
- the groES gene encoding co-chaperone GroES, which translates to MNLKPLGDRVIVKPKAPEEVTKGGIILPDTAQEKPMEGEVVAIGNGKSDDNGKRIAMDLKVGDKVLYGKYSGTEVKINDEEYLIMRESDVYAVIG; encoded by the coding sequence ATGAATTTAAAGCCACTTGGAGACAGGGTTATTGTAAAACCTAAAGCTCCCGAAGAAGTTACAAAAGGCGGTATTATTTTACCTGATACAGCCCAGGAAAAACCTATGGAAGGTGAAGTTGTTGCAATTGGAAACGGCAAATCAGATGATAACGGAAAAAGAATTGCTATGGATCTGAAAGTCGGTGATAAAGTATTATACGGCAAATACAGCGGCACAGAAGTTAAAATAAACGATGAAGAATATTTAATAATGCGCGAAAGCGATGTTTACGCTGTTATAGGTTAA
- a CDS encoding methylmalonyl-CoA mutase, whose amino-acid sequence MKEFKNRKEKFLTDSAIDIPAFISQNTEEYKTKLGDPGKYPFTRGVHEQMYRSKFWTMRQYAGFGSAEESNKRYKFLLEQGTTGLSIAFDLPTQIGYDSDEPIAEGEIGKVGVAIDTLKDMEILFDGITLEKISTSMTINATAAVLLCMYVAIAKKQGADLKKISGTIQNDVLKEYIARGTYIYPPKHSMRLITDIFAWCNENLPSWNTISISGYHIREAGSNAVQEVAFTLADAIAYIEAAVKAGLDVDKFASRLSFFFNGQINLLEEVAKYRAARRIYSKIMKERFNAKSEKSMMLRFHCQTAGSSLTAQQVENNVIRTTIEAMAAVFGGCQSLHTNSKDEALALPTEDSVTTALRTQQVIAYESGIADTVDPFAGSYYIEYLTDLIEKGAWDYLNKIDEIGGAVKCIELNFQQDEIANSAYEFEKEIESGERVIVGVNKFVDEDHPEKLNLMHIDEAIGKLQVEKLKKVKAERNNDEVKRDLDGLKKAAEGNDNMLPYILKCVESYCSIGEISNTLRGVWGEY is encoded by the coding sequence ATGAAAGAATTCAAAAACAGAAAAGAAAAATTCTTAACAGATTCAGCTATAGATATCCCTGCATTTATTTCACAAAATACCGAAGAATACAAAACTAAGCTTGGCGACCCGGGAAAATATCCGTTTACACGCGGTGTGCATGAACAAATGTACCGCAGCAAGTTCTGGACTATGAGGCAATACGCCGGCTTCGGCTCTGCTGAAGAATCGAACAAACGGTATAAATTCCTTTTGGAACAGGGAACAACAGGCTTAAGCATAGCATTTGACCTTCCTACACAAATAGGCTATGATAGTGATGAACCTATTGCCGAAGGAGAAATAGGAAAAGTTGGCGTTGCTATAGATACACTTAAGGATATGGAGATCCTATTTGACGGTATCACACTTGAAAAGATCAGCACTTCAATGACGATCAACGCAACCGCAGCGGTGCTGCTTTGTATGTATGTTGCAATTGCCAAAAAACAGGGAGCTGACCTTAAAAAGATAAGCGGAACTATCCAGAATGATGTTCTGAAAGAATACATTGCAAGGGGTACATATATTTATCCTCCTAAACACTCCATGAGGCTAATCACAGATATTTTTGCATGGTGCAATGAGAACTTACCAAGCTGGAATACAATATCAATCAGCGGTTATCACATCCGCGAAGCCGGCAGCAATGCCGTGCAGGAAGTTGCATTTACGCTTGCGGATGCAATTGCATATATCGAAGCAGCAGTTAAAGCAGGACTTGATGTAGATAAATTCGCTTCAAGGCTTTCATTTTTCTTTAACGGGCAGATAAACCTTCTTGAAGAAGTAGCAAAATACCGCGCTGCCAGAAGGATTTATTCAAAAATAATGAAAGAGCGCTTTAATGCAAAAAGCGAAAAGAGCATGATGCTGCGTTTCCATTGCCAGACTGCAGGATCATCCCTGACGGCGCAGCAGGTTGAAAATAACGTTATCCGCACTACCATTGAGGCAATGGCGGCAGTCTTCGGTGGCTGCCAGTCACTTCACACAAATTCAAAAGATGAAGCTCTTGCATTGCCAACTGAGGATTCCGTTACAACCGCATTACGCACTCAGCAGGTAATAGCATATGAAAGCGGAATAGCCGATACAGTTGACCCGTTTGCAGGTTCATATTACATTGAGTATCTTACCGACCTGATAGAAAAAGGGGCATGGGACTACCTGAATAAAATTGATGAAATAGGCGGGGCAGTTAAATGCATTGAACTTAATTTCCAGCAGGATGAAATTGCGAACAGCGCATATGAATTTGAGAAGGAAATTGAATCAGGTGAGCGCGTAATTGTTGGCGTGAATAAATTTGTTGATGAAGATCACCCTGAAAAGCTTAACCTGATGCATATTGATGAAGCTATCGGAAAGCTACAAGTAGAAAAGCTGAAAAAAGTAAAAGCAGAAAGAAACAACGATGAAGTAAAACGCGACCTGGATGGGTTGAAAAAAGCAGCCGAAGGCAATGATAACATGCTGCCGTATATCCTGAAATGTGTTGAAAGTTATTGTTCTATTGGCGAGATTTCCAATACTCTCCGCGGTGTCTGGGGTGAGTATTAG